A DNA window from Helianthus annuus cultivar XRQ/B chromosome 15, HanXRQr2.0-SUNRISE, whole genome shotgun sequence contains the following coding sequences:
- the LOC110910739 gene encoding uncharacterized protein LOC110910739, whose amino-acid sequence MADARNINDDNDDNNDVARQEAFENRVTEVAEGVIQANLPRLAQEVESRVLGVVDAMMTSKFEELKELIEGSKSRGKERRCTYKDFMACHPMTYDGKIDPVECQRWVSNIEAVFIRSRCDKEDQVMFATGLLTHQAKDWWDAHSKEIGDDRLQAMTWQEFKGPFMRYHCPQSAIDKIQEDFLRLRQKNESVNEIANNFMDKMKFCGELATTERMKISRFYGVLKAEIREFITPSKCETLEELIDLARDREIEIKRQEERGEKRPSEKGASFSPSKKGKFQDQGRKGKSKGGITPCKTCGKLHTGECLLGKKGCFKCGKEGHSSYQCPNNPKTCFNCFERGHIKSECPKLQQETKKEDKKQESSKAKGRMFQITSEEAKSQPNVVSGIFLINSMPVYVLFDTGATMSFISSEIVQHPSFKIERMSMPLEVEIADSKNYLLHEICKNCKLTIEDEEFAIDLIPMILGEFKVIVGMD is encoded by the coding sequence ATGGCTGATGCAAGAAATATTAACgatgataatgatgataacaaTGATGTGGCTAGACAAGAAGCATTCGAGAACAGAGTTACAGAAGTAGCGGAAGGGGTTATACAAGCCAATCTTCCACGGTTGGCTCAAGAAGTAGAAAGCCGAGTTCTGGGGGTTGTGGATGCTATGATGACTAGTAAGTTCGAAGAGTTGAAGGAATTAATCGAAGGATCCAAGAGTAGAGGTAAGGAACGAAGGTGCACTTACAAGGATTTTATGGCATGCCATCCGATGACGTATGACGGTAAAATTGACCCAGTCGAATGTCAAAGATGGGTCTCGAATATAGAGGCGGTGTTTATACGAAGCCGGTGCGATAAGGAGGACCAAGTGATGTTCGCTACCGGTTTACTAACCCATcaagcgaaagattggtgggatgcgcACAGCAAGGAAATAGGCGACGATAGGCTGCAAGCTATGACTTGGCAAGAGTTCAAGGGGCCCTTCATGAGATATCATTGTCCTCAGTCGGCGATCGACAAGATTCAGGAGGATTTCTTACGCCTCCGGCAGAAAAACGAATCAGTGAATGAAATAGCAAACAattttatggataagatgaagttctgtggGGAATTGGCAACAACCGAGAGGATGAAGATAAGTCGTTTTTATGGCGTGTTAAAGGCAGAAATTAGAGAGTTCATCACTCCCTCAAAATGTGAAACTCTTGAGGAGCTCATCGATTTAGCACGAGATAGGGAGATCGAGATTAAAAGACAAGAAGAGCGAGGTGAAAAGAGACCGAGTGAAAAGGGTGCAAGTTTCAGCCCATCTAAAAAGGGGAAGTTTCAGGATCAAGGAAGGAAGGGCAAGTCGAAAGGTGGAATTACACCTTGTAAGACGTGTGGGAAGCTCCATACCGGAGAATGTTTGCTAGGCAAAAAGGGGTGCTTCAAATGCGGGAAGGAGGGGCATTCATCTTATCAATGCCCGAACAACCCAAAGACTTGTTTCAACTGTTTTGAAAGGGGGCATATCAAGTCGGAATGCCCGAAGCTTCAGCAAGAAACAAAGAAAGAAGATAAGAAACAAGAGAGTTCTAAGGCGAAGGGGAGAATGTTTCAAATCACATCGGAAGAAGCCAAATCCCAGCCGAATGTGGTTTCAGGTATCTTTTTAATAAACTCAATGCCGGTTTATGTATTGTTTGATACCGGGGCCACTATGTCATTTATCTCTAGTGAAATCGTACAACATCCTTCCTTTAAGATTGAACGGATGTcgatgcccttagaagtagagatagccGATAGTAAAAATTATTTGTTGCATGAAATATGTAAAAATTGTAAATTaaccattgaggatgaggagtttGCTATCGATCTTATACCCATGATTTTGGGAGAATTTAAGgtaatagtgggtatggattga